One segment of Cololabis saira isolate AMF1-May2022 chromosome 9, fColSai1.1, whole genome shotgun sequence DNA contains the following:
- the LOC133450758 gene encoding gelsolin-like: MVVHPEFEGAGEKAGLQVWRVENMALAPVPETLYGRFYTGDAYLVLKSTSNRGGRLQYDLHYWQGSDCSQDESGAAAIFAIQMDDFLGGAPIQYREVQGHESNTFSGYFKTGLTYMKGGVASGFQHVVTNDVDVQRLLQVKGRRVVRATEVPVSWESFNQGDSFILDLGQDIIQWSGGHSNMFEKLKATLVSKGIRDNERCGRAELVICNEGEEPERMIEVLGDKPDLPESSSNDVQADTTNRKQARLYRVSNAGGDIEVTMVAEHNPFSQDALVSGECFVLDNGGNGQIFVWKGKGSNDEERHAVLQTAEKFIKQMNYPTYTQVQVLPQYGETPLFKQFFKGWKDPEDTVGMGTAYVSSKIAKIEKVPFDVTKLHQSESMAAQYGMVDGGDGEKQIWRIEGSDKVPVDQGSFGQFYGGDCYIIQYQYQHSGRQGHIIYIWQGAESSKDEVGASAILAVQLDDELAGAAVQVRVVQGKEPAHLMSLFGGQPMVVYNGGTSRENGQSEAAETRLFQVRSNAAGNTRAVEVDPASSSLNSSDVFLLASSSGSWTWKGRSSSSAELQGAEHLAGILQVTPTQLQEGEEEDAFWAALGGKGDYCQTPRLDNKMDAHPPRLFACSNKTGNFQMEEVPGELTQDDLASDDVMILDTWDQVFVWIGSQAHQEEKTEAAASAERYIESDPASRDPRTPVVTVKQDSEPPTFTGWFLGWNRDFWSVDPLQRLLQNL, encoded by the exons ATGGTGGTCCATCCAGAGTTTGAGGGTGCTGGTGAGAAGGCGGGGCTTCAGGTGTGGCGCGTGGAGAACATGGCGCTTGCTCCTGTCCCTGAAACGCTGTATGGACGCTTCTACACTGGAGACGCTTACCTGGTTCTGAAGAGCACCAGTAACCGGGGAGGACGCCTGCAGTACGACCTGCACTACTGGCAAG GTTCAGACTGTTCTCAAGATGAAAGTGGAGCAGCAGCCATTTTCGCCATCCAGATGGACGACTTCTTGGGCGGAGCGCCAATCCAGTACCGTGAAGTCCAAGGCCACGAGTCCAACACCTTCAGCGGGTACTTCAAAACGGGTCTCACATACATG AAAGGGGGTGTGGCTTCAGGGTTTCAACATGTGGTGACCAATGATGTGGATGTGCAGAGGTTACTGCAGGTCAAAGGCAGGCGTGTCGTCAGGGCAACGGAGGTTCCTGTTAGCTGGGAGAGTTTCAACCAGGGTGACAGTTTCATACTGGACCTGGGACAG GACATTATCCAGTGGTCTGGTGGTCACAGCAACATGTTTGAGAAACTGAAGGCCACCTTG GTGTCCAAGGGGATCCGTGACAATGAGAGGTGTGGGAGAGCAGAACTTGTGATCTGCAATGAGGGGGAGGAGCCAGAGCGGATGATAGAG GTTCTTGGGGATAAGCCGGATCTTCCAGAGTCCAGCAGTAATGACGTTCAGGCAGACACCACCAACAGGAAGCAGGCTCGTCTCTACAGG GTGTCTAACGCAGGAGGAGACATAGAGGTTACCATGGTAGCAGAGCACAATCCATTTTCCCAGGATGCTTTGGTGTCCGGGGAATGCTTTGTCCTCGACAACGGAGGCAATGGACAAATCTTTGTTTGGAAAG GTAAGGGTTCCAATGATGAAGAGCGTCATGCTGTTCTACAGACTGCAGAGAAGTTCATTAAGCAGATGAACTACCCAACATACACACAG GTCCAGGTGCTCCCTCAGTACGGGGAAACGCCGCTCTTCAAACAGTTCTTCAAAGGCTGGAAGGACCCAGAGGACACTGTTGGCATGGGAACCGCTTATGTATCCAGCAAGATTGCAAAGATTGAGAAG GTCCCGTTTGATGTGACAAAGCTCCACCAATCAGAATCCATGGCAGCGCAGTACGGGATGGTGGatggaggagatggagagaAACAG ATCTGGCGGATCGAAGGGTCTGATAAGGTTCCAGTGGATCAGGGGTCCTTTGGTCAGTTCTACGGAGGTGACTGTTACATcatccagtaccagtaccagcacagTGGCAGACAGGGTCACATCATCTACATATG GCAGGGGGCAGAGTCTAGCAAGGATGAGGTCGGGGCATCGGCCATCCTGGCTGTCCAGCTGGACGATGAGCTGGCAGGTGCCGCTGTCCAG GTGCGTGTGGTCCAGGGGAAGGAGCCCGCCCACCTGATGAGTCTGTTTGGGGGTCAACCCATGGTGGTGTACAACGGCGGGACCTCCAGAGAGAACGGccagtcagaagcagcagagaccCGTCTGTTCCAAGTCCGGTCCAACGCAGCTGGAAACACCAGAGCTGTGGAG GTGGATCCAGCTTCCTCCAGCTTGAACTCCTCTGACGTGTTCCTCCTGGCCTCGTCCTCTGGATCCTGGACCTGGAAGGGGCGGAGCAGCAGCTCAGCTGAACTGCAGGGAGCTGAGCACCTGGCTGGGATCCTGCAGGTCACCCCCACCCAGctgcaggagggggaggaggaag ATGCATTCTGGGCTGCTCTGGGGGGGAAGGGGGACTACTGTCAGACCCCGCGGCTGGACAACAAGATGGATGCTCATCCTCCTCGCCTCTTCGCCTGCTCCAACAAAACCGGAAACTTCCAG ATGGAAGAGGTTCCAGGTGAGCTGACCCAGGACGACCTGGCTTCTGATGACGTCATGATCCTGGATACCTGGGACCAA GTGTTCGTCTGGATTGGAAGCCAGGCGCACCAGGAGGAGAAGACAGAAGCCGCAGCCTCAG CTGAGCGCTACATCGAGAGCGACCCGGCGTCCCGGGACCCGCGGACCCccgtggtgacggtgaagcagGACTCGGAGCCGCCCACCTTCACCGGCTGGTTCCTGGGCTGGAACCGCGACTTCTGGAGCGTGGACCCGCTGCAGCGCCTCCTGCAGAACctgtga